The following nucleotide sequence is from Candidatus Cloacimonadota bacterium.
TTATAGCTAGTTTTGTGGTGTTCTATCTAATGGGCGTTATCTTACACTTAGAGTATTTAAGGGAAGCATCAAAAAATATATGCAAACGCCTAAGCCGCAAATAGAAAATAAGCTACATTTACTGCCAGACAAACCTGGAGTATACCTATGGAAGAATGCCAAGGGTGAAGTTATCTACGTAGGCAAAGCTCTTTCTTTGAAGAATCGGGTGCGATCTTATTTGAACAATAGTCCCAAAGACCCCAAGACAGAGCAATTGGTAATCCATATTGCTGCTTTAGACTATATAATCACTACCAGTGAAGCTGAAGCTTTCCTTTTAGAAGCCAGCCTAATCAAGCAAAACCAACCAAAATATAACGTGCTGCTTAAAGATGATAAGCGATATCCTTATGTAAAAATCACTATTAATGAGCCCTTCCCAAGAGTATTTGTTACCCGTGAGATAATCAAAGACGGCTCACGCTACTTTGGCCCCTATACTGATGTGCGTTCACTTCGAAGAACTCTGCGCAGTTTTGAATGGCTATTCCCCATCCGCAATTGCACACGCAATATTCCGATTGGTGCTGTAGTATATAAGAAAGCATGTATCAATTACCAACTTGGTAAGTGTAGTGCACCCTGCATTGGTAAAATCTCTCAGGGACAATATATGCAAATTGTAAACAAGCTTATAGGCTTCTTTGAAGGTAAATACGAAGAACTGCTTAGGGAATTTCGCCATGAAATGAATAGTCTTTCCGAAGAACTCAGATTTGAAGAAGCCGCAAAGATAAGGGATCGAATAATCGCCATTCAAAACATTCAAAAGCGACAAAGCGTTGTTTATACAGATTGCCGTAACGTTGATATTATTGGCTTTTATCAAGAAGAAAACGATGCAGTTTGCCTAGTATTAAAGATGCAGGAAGGGGCTATTGTAAACCAAGAAAACTATCCCATGAAAAACCTCGCTCTGGAAAGCAGAGAAAGCATACTGGGCTCATTTATTAAACTCTATTATTCTCAAAAGGATAATCTTCCACAAGAAATTCTTCTTCCATTTGAACCACAAGATTATGTTGGGCTTTCTAAATGGCTAAACGGCAAGCTAACCTTACCCCAGCGAGGTGAAAAAACAAAACTATTAGCAATGGCAAAACGCAATGCCTTTAACATTGTTGAAGAAAGAAAGTTATCCCATCTACGAAAAGCAAATCGCA
It contains:
- the uvrC gene encoding excinuclease ABC subunit UvrC — its product is MQTPKPQIENKLHLLPDKPGVYLWKNAKGEVIYVGKALSLKNRVRSYLNNSPKDPKTEQLVIHIAALDYIITTSEAEAFLLEASLIKQNQPKYNVLLKDDKRYPYVKITINEPFPRVFVTREIIKDGSRYFGPYTDVRSLRRTLRSFEWLFPIRNCTRNIPIGAVVYKKACINYQLGKCSAPCIGKISQGQYMQIVNKLIGFFEGKYEELLREFRHEMNSLSEELRFEEAAKIRDRIIAIQNIQKRQSVVYTDCRNVDIIGFYQEENDAVCLVLKMQEGAIVNQENYPMKNLALESRESILGSFIKLYYSQKDNLPQEILLPFEPQDYVGLSKWLNGKLTLPQRGEKTKLLAMAKRNAFNIVEERKLSHLRKANRTIYPIQELKEALGFDKLPRKIVCMDISTIQGTDTVSSAVYFENGKSKKKYYRH